The Aquipuribacter hungaricus genome has a window encoding:
- a CDS encoding DUF3467 domain-containing protein has translation MSEPTPGPGQIRVNMPDEMAGGDYADFVRVWHGKDIFTLDFAALVAPMSPEGTTARVVSRVRIPPSQVFEIMKALERSLTAWEKEHGQER, from the coding sequence GTGAGCGAGCCCACGCCGGGTCCCGGGCAGATCCGGGTCAACATGCCCGACGAGATGGCCGGCGGCGACTACGCCGACTTCGTCCGCGTCTGGCACGGCAAGGACATCTTCACCCTCGACTTCGCCGCGCTCGTGGCCCCGATGAGCCCCGAGGGCACGACCGCCCGCGTCGTCTCCCGGGTGCGGATCCCGCCGAGCCAGGTGTTCGAGATCATGAAGGCCCTCGAGCGCTCGCTCACCGCGTGGGAGAAGGAGCACGGGCAGGAGCGCTAG